The Clostridiaceae bacterium HFYG-1003 genome includes a window with the following:
- the nusB gene encoding transcription antitermination factor NusB, with amino-acid sequence MQNKPSRRKSRAIAMELLYSETVNTRNEEITDDFIEEFSDISETTEVLDRDYIRTITRLAKEKDSWIKDLIRPYLKEWTIERLSRVNLAILKIAVLELFFMDGIPERVSLNEALELSKTYSDEESTAFINGILDRILKAKPEIQQKMNEQEASVESQPETTDAEPIPGENQLVEEVSSATQVVVEERSESPEEAVEMSSEEPLK; translated from the coding sequence ATGCAAAATAAACCAAGCCGCCGCAAGTCCCGTGCCATTGCAATGGAACTTTTGTATTCCGAAACGGTCAATACGCGCAATGAAGAAATTACGGATGACTTTATTGAAGAGTTCTCCGATATCAGTGAAACCACCGAAGTCCTGGATCGGGACTATATCCGAACCATTACCCGGCTGGCCAAGGAAAAAGATAGCTGGATCAAGGATCTGATTCGTCCCTACCTGAAGGAATGGACCATTGAGCGGTTATCCCGCGTCAATCTGGCCATTCTGAAGATCGCTGTACTGGAGCTCTTCTTCATGGACGGAATTCCAGAACGCGTATCGCTCAATGAGGCCTTGGAATTATCCAAAACCTACTCCGATGAAGAGTCGACAGCCTTCATAAATGGAATTTTAGATCGAATCCTGAAGGCCAAGCCTGAGATCCAGCAGAAGATGAACGAACAAGAAGCATCTGTTGAGTCGCAGCCGGAGACGACTGATGCAGAACCGATCCCTGGAGAAAATCAGCTGGTCGAAGAAGTCTCTTCTGCAACCCAGGTTGTTGTTGAGGAACGGTCTGAGAGTCCTGAAGAGGCTGTTGAAATGAGTTCTGAGGAACCCTTGAAATGA
- a CDS encoding bifunctional 5,10-methylenetetrahydrofolate dehydrogenase/5,10-methenyltetrahydrofolate cyclohydrolase — protein sequence MGNIINVKELAAKYKEEIKAFALQREKEGKSVPTLATVLVGDDEGSKYYLQSQTKVAQSLNLGKVNLQLPAETTEEELLATIHDLNSDRNVHGIMVLFPLPKHIDGKKISAAIAREKDIDGVNPVNAGLLFMGDRAFVPCTAKSAHTIIKETLGDITGKNVVIVGRSNIVGKPLAMLLLADNATVTMAHSRTKNLAAIIRAADIVVAAVGRANMFTSEYFSPGQTVIDVGTSELDGKITGDVKTDEAVEVAEYVTSVPGGVGAITTTILMKNVCEASELEQ from the coding sequence ATGGGAAATATCATCAACGTGAAAGAACTGGCAGCCAAGTATAAGGAAGAGATCAAAGCATTCGCCCTGCAGCGGGAAAAGGAAGGCAAATCCGTTCCAACTCTTGCGACCGTCCTGGTGGGCGATGATGAAGGATCCAAATACTATCTGCAAAGCCAGACCAAGGTTGCTCAGTCTCTGAATCTGGGTAAGGTCAATCTGCAGCTTCCGGCTGAAACGACGGAAGAAGAGCTGCTGGCGACCATCCATGATCTGAACAGCGACCGAAATGTCCACGGCATCATGGTGCTGTTTCCGCTCCCCAAGCACATTGACGGCAAGAAAATCTCGGCTGCCATCGCCAGAGAAAAAGATATTGACGGAGTCAATCCGGTCAATGCCGGTCTGCTGTTCATGGGAGATCGGGCTTTTGTTCCCTGTACGGCCAAGAGTGCCCATACCATCATTAAAGAGACATTGGGCGATATCACGGGCAAGAACGTCGTGATCGTCGGCCGGTCCAATATCGTCGGCAAGCCGCTGGCTATGCTGCTGCTCGCTGACAACGCCACTGTCACCATGGCTCACTCGAGAACGAAGAATCTGGCAGCGATTATCCGTGCTGCGGATATCGTTGTTGCCGCAGTCGGCCGTGCCAATATGTTCACCAGCGAATACTTCAGCCCCGGACAGACCGTCATTGACGTCGGAACCTCCGAACTGGATGGCAAAATCACCGGCGATGTCAAAACCGATGAGGCCGTGGAAGTTGCTGAATATGTCACTTCCGTTCCCGGCGGCGTAGGGGCCATTACCACGACGATTCTCATGAAGAACGTCTGTGAGGCCTCAGAACTTGAACAGTAA
- a CDS encoding prenyltransferase translates to MKEEYRQDAERILSHRKDQGWDLWTTSDHRISKGSPFSLLGSLLLLAELGMDPSDPAIITGTDLVFETLRPDGRFQVAPKGAMLPCQTINALNVLCHLGQGEDHRLYSTWTYLLDTRHTDGGWRCLKFSYGRGPETEFSNPGPTLAALDAFRLNPKYDSDPRLDKAVGFLLDHWDTRLPLGPCHYGIGSLFLQVEYPFLTYNLFNYVYVLSHYPKARQDARFLDALQCLSKKLRDGQIIVERVNPKLKDFNFCRKGCPSEAGTRRYQEILNSLK, encoded by the coding sequence ATGAAAGAAGAATATCGACAGGATGCTGAGCGGATTTTGAGTCATCGAAAAGATCAGGGCTGGGATCTATGGACGACATCGGACCATCGGATCAGCAAGGGCTCGCCGTTTTCACTGCTGGGCAGTCTGTTGCTGCTGGCCGAGCTGGGAATGGATCCTTCGGATCCGGCGATTATCACGGGAACAGACTTGGTTTTTGAAACCCTGCGGCCTGACGGGCGATTTCAGGTTGCTCCCAAAGGAGCAATGCTGCCTTGCCAGACCATCAATGCATTGAATGTGTTGTGCCATCTCGGACAGGGAGAAGACCATCGGCTGTATTCGACCTGGACCTATTTGCTGGATACCAGGCATACGGACGGAGGCTGGCGCTGCCTTAAGTTCAGTTATGGGCGGGGTCCAGAAACGGAATTTTCGAATCCCGGCCCGACGCTGGCTGCCTTGGACGCCTTTCGCCTGAATCCCAAATATGACAGCGATCCGCGGTTGGACAAAGCCGTCGGGTTCCTGCTGGATCACTGGGATACTCGTTTGCCTCTGGGCCCTTGCCATTACGGAATCGGCTCGTTGTTTCTGCAGGTTGAATATCCCTTCCTGACCTATAATTTGTTCAATTACGTATATGTTCTGTCGCATTACCCGAAAGCCCGGCAGGATGCAAGATTCCTGGATGCTCTGCAGTGCCTGTCAAAAAAACTCCGCGATGGACAGATCATCGTAGAGCGTGTCAATCCAAAATTGAAAGATTTTAATTTCTGTCGAAAAGGTTGTCCCAGTGAAGCGGGTACCAGACGCTATCAGGAGATCCTGAACAGTCTGAAGTGA
- the efp gene encoding elongation factor P, whose translation MISAGDLRKGTTFEMDGNVYTVIDFLHVKPGKGAAFVRTKLRNVIQGGVTDTTFNPSDKLQEAVIERKDMQYLYNDGELYYFMDQDTFEQIPLNFEKVEDAIKYLKENMFASIKFYKGSAFSVEAPNFVELEVTQSEPGVKGNTATNALKPAIVETGAQVMVPFFINEGDMIRIDTRTGEYMERV comes from the coding sequence ATGATATCTGCTGGAGATTTAAGAAAGGGAACAACCTTTGAAATGGATGGTAACGTCTATACCGTTATCGATTTTTTACATGTCAAACCTGGAAAGGGTGCAGCGTTTGTCAGAACGAAACTGAGAAATGTTATCCAGGGCGGCGTCACTGACACGACCTTCAACCCGTCTGATAAATTGCAGGAAGCAGTCATCGAGCGGAAAGACATGCAGTACCTGTATAATGACGGTGAATTATATTACTTCATGGATCAGGATACCTTTGAGCAGATTCCGCTCAACTTTGAAAAAGTTGAAGATGCCATCAAGTATCTCAAGGAAAACATGTTTGCTTCCATCAAATTCTACAAAGGCAGCGCTTTCTCAGTAGAAGCTCCCAACTTTGTTGAACTGGAAGTTACACAGTCCGAACCAGGTGTTAAGGGCAACACAGCTACCAACGCGCTGAAACCTGCCATCGTGGAAACCGGTGCCCAGGTCATGGTTCCTTTCTTTATCAACGAAGGCGACATGATCCGAATCGATACCCGGACCGGAGAATACATGGAACGCGTTTAA
- a CDS encoding Asp23/Gls24 family envelope stress response protein, translating to MEKDIQTNPAREPGKYDVAGVGTVKISEEVVGVIAGIAATEIEGVSGLNPTTTRGITQVFTGKRNVTKGVKVTIGDEKSTIDMIMSVEYGYNIPDVVKKVQENVLETVENITGLRVSEVNIMVNNISVKKPEAAVKDAK from the coding sequence ATGGAAAAAGATATTCAAACCAATCCCGCCAGAGAACCTGGCAAGTATGACGTCGCCGGTGTCGGTACGGTGAAGATTTCTGAGGAAGTCGTAGGGGTCATCGCCGGGATCGCAGCCACCGAAATTGAAGGAGTCTCCGGGTTAAATCCGACAACGACTCGAGGCATTACACAGGTCTTTACCGGTAAGCGCAACGTAACCAAGGGGGTCAAAGTAACCATCGGCGACGAGAAATCAACCATCGACATGATCATGTCCGTTGAATATGGCTACAACATTCCCGATGTAGTAAAGAAAGTCCAGGAAAACGTTCTGGAAACCGTTGAGAACATCACCGGTCTTCGAGTCAGTGAGGTCAATATCATGGTTAATAACATTTCCGTGAAGAAACCGGAAGCGGCAGTGAAAGATGCAAAATAA
- a CDS encoding protease inhibitor I42 family protein — MIRIFERDSAATIEVDRGEVMTISLKENPTTGYRWSYEPLPGIQPIGDDYKAVRSEGSEEAVGVAGLRELQFIPTQPGTFTLQLKNWREWEGESSVIDRFTVKIIVR, encoded by the coding sequence ATGATTCGCATATTTGAAAGGGACTCAGCCGCGACCATTGAAGTTGATCGCGGGGAGGTCATGACAATCAGCCTGAAAGAAAACCCCACTACTGGGTATCGCTGGAGCTATGAACCATTGCCGGGAATTCAGCCAATCGGCGATGACTACAAGGCCGTACGATCGGAAGGTTCTGAAGAAGCCGTTGGAGTCGCCGGACTCCGGGAGTTGCAGTTCATTCCGACTCAGCCCGGTACATTCACCCTGCAACTGAAAAACTGGCGGGAATGGGAAGGAGAAAGTTCGGTTATTGACCGCTTTACGGTGAAAATCATTGTGAGATGA
- the murQ gene encoding N-acetylmuramic acid 6-phosphate etherase gives MMDEHIVTEQRNPKTIHIDQVSTVDMLHMLNEEDKLVAGAVEAEIPQIARAVELIADAMKLGGRLIYLGAGTSGRIGVLDASEVSSAFGLEEGKIYAFIAGGTEALTKSVSGAQDDKAMGVEELKNINVNDQDVVVGITSSGSTPYVTGSLEYAKRQGASTIALTCMHSSECAQIADLIISPAVGPEAIAGSTRLKSATANKMILNMISTGVMIKLGKVYENLMIDLRPANSKLLRRRNQVVALALEVDDQRAEELLTLSGGNPRAAILMGLSNLSLSQALRLLAEHENDLRACMCDENFRQDLQEDSQHPLFE, from the coding sequence ATGATGGACGAACATATTGTAACGGAACAGCGCAATCCAAAAACCATTCACATCGATCAGGTTTCGACGGTTGACATGCTCCACATGCTGAATGAGGAAGACAAGCTGGTCGCCGGTGCGGTGGAAGCGGAAATTCCACAGATTGCCCGGGCGGTCGAACTCATCGCCGATGCGATGAAACTGGGCGGTCGGCTGATCTATCTGGGAGCAGGAACCTCCGGCCGGATTGGTGTTCTGGATGCCTCTGAAGTCAGCAGCGCCTTCGGCCTGGAAGAGGGAAAAATCTATGCGTTTATTGCCGGTGGAACGGAAGCGCTGACAAAGTCCGTCAGCGGAGCCCAGGATGACAAGGCCATGGGCGTGGAGGAACTGAAGAATATCAACGTGAATGATCAGGATGTGGTGGTTGGTATCACGTCTTCCGGATCAACGCCGTATGTCACAGGTTCGCTGGAGTATGCCAAGCGTCAGGGCGCATCCACCATTGCGCTGACCTGCATGCACAGTTCGGAATGTGCCCAGATCGCGGATTTGATTATCTCACCGGCCGTCGGTCCCGAGGCCATTGCCGGTTCGACCCGGCTCAAATCGGCCACGGCGAACAAAATGATTCTGAACATGATCTCCACCGGAGTCATGATCAAGCTGGGAAAAGTCTATGAAAATCTCATGATCGACCTGCGTCCGGCGAATTCGAAGCTGCTGCGTCGGCGTAATCAGGTCGTGGCTTTGGCTCTGGAAGTGGACGATCAGCGGGCGGAAGAACTTCTGACGCTGTCGGGTGGAAATCCCCGGGCTGCCATTCTGATGGGGCTGTCCAATCTGAGTCTGAGCCAGGCATTGAGGCTGCTGGCGGAACACGAGAACGACCTGCGGGCCTGCATGTGCGATGAAAATTTTCGGCAGGATCTCCAGGAAGACAGTCAGCATCCTTTATTTGAGTAG
- a CDS encoding NFACT family protein gives MAFDGLYLQAITKELKENILNTRADKVHQPEKDEIVLTFRGRTGTHRLLLTSSADHARVHLTEEAKPNPKEAPLFTMVLRKYVQGGKLVRIEQPQGDRILNLTFEATDEMGFYSNYILICEMMGRHSNIVLVRERDQKIMECIKHVGADVNSYRLLLPGASYQLPPPQDKLDPTDYLDAALSERLTEDLTENDFARLFSGISKMTSKVLYQACADRIQAGQTLTEAIRSTLESALKADTFFVFLQKDVPRDISLLLPEESALSQYDEIEEFSSPSLALEFFLSEKDKSNRVRDRSQDILRIVSANLERVQRKIQILEDVLTESSTKEEFRIRGELIKANLYQLKDGQNQAVVIDYYSEDQPTVVIELDPHKSITDNMQRYFNQYNKYKRSEENAREQLLLAQDELNYLNSVADSVMRSEDPSDIAEIRQELVVAGYIRFKSSKKKKESPSKPMRFKSTEGVTIYVGKNNNQNDYLTTKLADPNDTWLHTKNYPGSHVIIKGTGFSDETLLEAANLAAWYSKAQTGSKVPVDYTLVRHVKKPSGSKPGMVIYSTNKTVFIDPGMPRLERF, from the coding sequence ATGGCCTTTGATGGTCTTTACTTACAAGCGATTACGAAAGAACTGAAAGAAAATATATTGAATACCCGAGCCGATAAAGTACACCAGCCCGAAAAGGATGAGATCGTTCTGACCTTCCGGGGGCGAACCGGTACACATCGTCTCCTTCTCACCTCCAGTGCCGATCATGCCCGGGTGCATCTGACCGAGGAAGCCAAACCCAATCCGAAGGAAGCACCTTTATTCACCATGGTTTTGCGAAAATACGTACAGGGGGGGAAACTCGTCCGGATCGAACAGCCTCAGGGCGACCGGATCCTGAATCTGACCTTCGAAGCCACGGATGAGATGGGCTTTTACTCCAACTACATCCTGATCTGCGAAATGATGGGAAGACATTCCAACATCGTTCTTGTCAGGGAACGCGATCAGAAGATTATGGAATGCATCAAGCACGTGGGGGCTGATGTCAACAGCTACCGCCTGCTTCTGCCCGGCGCTTCCTATCAGCTGCCGCCGCCCCAGGATAAGCTGGATCCCACGGATTACCTTGATGCGGCTCTCTCCGAACGGCTCACGGAAGACCTGACGGAAAATGATTTTGCCCGTTTGTTCTCCGGCATCAGCAAAATGACCTCAAAAGTTCTGTATCAGGCCTGTGCCGACCGCATTCAAGCGGGTCAGACGCTGACGGAAGCCATTCGCTCGACGCTGGAATCGGCTCTGAAGGCCGATACATTCTTTGTTTTTCTTCAGAAGGATGTGCCAAGAGATATCAGTCTGCTCCTGCCGGAGGAATCGGCCCTGTCGCAATATGATGAAATTGAGGAATTCTCCTCTCCTTCCCTGGCTTTGGAATTTTTCCTGTCCGAAAAGGATAAATCCAATCGGGTGCGGGACCGCTCTCAGGATATCCTGCGAATCGTCTCCGCCAATTTGGAGCGAGTTCAGCGCAAAATTCAGATCCTGGAAGATGTTCTCACCGAATCTTCAACCAAAGAAGAATTCCGGATCAGGGGCGAACTGATTAAGGCCAATCTGTATCAGCTGAAGGACGGCCAGAATCAGGCCGTAGTGATTGATTATTACAGTGAAGATCAGCCAACGGTTGTGATTGAACTGGATCCCCATAAATCCATTACGGATAACATGCAGCGCTATTTTAATCAGTACAATAAATACAAGCGGAGTGAGGAAAACGCAAGAGAACAGCTGCTCCTGGCTCAGGATGAGCTGAATTACCTGAACTCCGTGGCGGACTCTGTCATGCGCTCCGAGGACCCTTCCGACATTGCGGAGATCCGGCAGGAACTTGTTGTAGCCGGTTATATCCGATTCAAGTCATCGAAGAAAAAGAAGGAATCCCCCAGCAAGCCCATGCGCTTCAAGTCGACGGAAGGCGTCACGATCTATGTCGGCAAGAACAACAATCAAAATGATTATCTGACGACCAAACTGGCAGATCCCAATGATACGTGGCTGCACACCAAGAACTATCCTGGATCCCACGTCATCATCAAAGGAACCGGATTCTCCGATGAAACCCTGCTGGAAGCGGCCAATCTGGCAGCCTGGTATTCCAAGGCACAGACCGGCAGCAAAGTGCCGGTGGACTATACCTTAGTTCGACATGTCAAGAAACCCAGCGGATCAAAACCGGGGATGGTAATTTACTCAACGAATAAAACGGTGTTCATAGATCCGGGAATGCCCCGCCTGGAGCGGTTCTAG
- a CDS encoding M20/M25/M40 family metallo-hydrolase, translated as MIERSMIREMCDAFGPPGFEGPVTDVVRSYLKDFNIRTDHMHNLYIAHPGNQGNRPVIQLDAHLDEVGFMVQSIRANGTIAIVPMGGWVTSSVPSQLFLIQTRTGERIRAIIASKPPHFKTALEKQNDQVQLEDLVLDVGACSREDVVNLMGIAPGDPVAPQVVSSIDPSTGVIFGKAFDNRLGCVAIMEIMRRLKSEQLPVDVVAALAAQEEIGMRGATVTSQVVKPDFALIFEGSPADDLYFDEHTRQCALKQGVQIRHFDASYVSHRGFIDFAQSLADGSNIRTQHAVRRGGSTNAGKISLTGKAVPCLVLGIPSRFIHTHHNFAALEDLEACVSLAVEVLKKFDPEVICNG; from the coding sequence ATGATCGAACGCAGTATGATCCGTGAGATGTGCGACGCTTTCGGACCCCCGGGATTTGAAGGACCCGTCACCGATGTAGTTCGAAGCTACCTCAAGGACTTCAACATCCGTACGGATCACATGCACAACCTCTACATCGCGCATCCGGGAAATCAGGGCAATCGCCCAGTCATTCAGCTGGATGCACATCTGGACGAAGTTGGTTTCATGGTTCAGTCGATCCGGGCAAACGGAACCATCGCCATCGTGCCGATGGGCGGATGGGTCACCAGCAGTGTCCCCTCCCAGCTGTTCCTGATCCAGACCCGGACCGGTGAACGGATTAGAGCAATTATCGCCAGCAAGCCGCCGCATTTCAAGACCGCTTTGGAAAAGCAGAATGATCAGGTCCAGCTGGAAGATCTGGTTCTCGATGTCGGTGCCTGCTCCCGCGAAGACGTGGTTAATCTGATGGGCATCGCCCCGGGAGATCCGGTTGCGCCGCAAGTCGTCTCATCCATCGACCCGTCCACCGGAGTGATCTTCGGCAAAGCCTTTGACAACCGTCTGGGCTGCGTTGCCATCATGGAAATCATGCGGCGCCTGAAGAGTGAACAGTTGCCGGTGGATGTTGTTGCCGCTCTGGCCGCTCAGGAAGAAATCGGCATGCGGGGTGCAACCGTCACCTCCCAGGTGGTAAAACCTGATTTTGCCCTGATCTTTGAAGGCTCCCCGGCGGATGATCTGTATTTTGACGAACATACCCGCCAGTGTGCCCTGAAACAGGGAGTTCAGATCCGGCACTTTGATGCAAGCTATGTCAGTCACCGCGGATTCATCGATTTTGCCCAATCCCTGGCGGACGGCTCCAATATCAGAACGCAGCACGCAGTTCGGCGCGGCGGTTCGACCAATGCCGGCAAAATATCCCTCACTGGGAAAGCGGTCCCCTGCCTGGTGCTTGGCATCCCCTCCCGCTTCATCCATACCCATCACAACTTTGCCGCCCTCGAAGACCTCGAAGCCTGTGTCAGCCTGGCGGTGGAGGTACTCAAAAAATTCGATCCGGAGGTAATATGCAATGGATAA
- a CDS encoding ATPase, T2SS/T4P/T4SS family: MDIDFFLNQMETRPVSDIHFIPQKDRILIRYRLPQGLVDGEALGREEYQILLQRLKLRAGLNISEKRLPQDGMIEQEDGRQLRISTLKGIYGEALTIRLFCDHRLTLEELGLNQEQLALIRHRLSSGFSLLVITGETGSGKSTTLKALIAEMIDSGHKVVSVEDPVEISIPGTLEVSLNESIGLDYERAIFASLRQDPDYIAIGEIRGQSTCEHCLRAALSGHPVITTLHSGDYDLTRMRLASLTSMPEFVDCVLSLVIHQKLIASPSGERRLEARVYDHRGQEVIER; encoded by the coding sequence ATGGATATTGACTTTTTTTTGAACCAGATGGAAACCCGACCGGTTTCAGACATCCACTTTATTCCGCAGAAAGATCGGATTCTCATCCGATACCGGCTGCCCCAGGGACTGGTCGACGGCGAAGCCCTGGGCAGGGAGGAGTACCAGATCCTGCTCCAGCGGCTTAAGCTGCGGGCCGGGTTGAATATCAGCGAGAAGCGGCTGCCACAGGATGGCATGATTGAACAGGAGGATGGCCGGCAGCTGCGAATCTCAACCCTCAAAGGAATTTATGGAGAAGCCCTAACCATCAGATTGTTCTGCGATCATCGCCTGACCCTGGAAGAGCTGGGACTGAATCAGGAACAGCTGGCACTGATCCGGCACCGTCTGAGCAGTGGATTTTCACTCCTGGTAATCACCGGAGAGACCGGATCAGGCAAAAGCACGACGCTGAAAGCGCTGATTGCGGAGATGATTGATTCCGGACACAAAGTAGTTTCAGTGGAGGACCCGGTGGAAATCAGCATCCCAGGCACGCTGGAAGTTTCCTTGAACGAAAGCATCGGCCTGGACTACGAACGAGCGATCTTCGCCTCCCTGAGGCAGGATCCCGATTACATTGCCATTGGTGAAATTCGGGGGCAGTCCACTTGTGAACACTGTCTGCGGGCAGCACTGTCCGGGCATCCGGTCATCACCACCCTGCATTCAGGCGATTATGACCTGACTCGAATGAGGCTGGCTTCCCTGACGTCCATGCCGGAGTTTGTCGATTGTGTTCTCTCCCTGGTCATTCATCAGAAACTGATTGCCTCTCCCTCCGGAGAACGACGTCTGGAAGCCAGGGTTTATGATCACCGGGGCCAGGAGGTGATCGAGCGATGA
- a CDS encoding type II secretion system F family protein: MKKNQAERFYYEIGTLLATGFPLLTALDFMERPFAADAARLKEKLVQGQLLSDSMMSLPGIDPGDTEIMRMAEETGHMAQAFLELHEMRRNNRELRQKLISFAVYPLIMLILILAYLMFSLFFMVPMMTQLLSSLGVQEGFLFTLEKLRVILSTHRFLFSFSGVILFIGAAFLFRKQHGALRLVLGRRYGLYYEVMAVDRMTKLLRGGRGILEVLEIAGDMTGIRTEPIRSALLSGDSLANSLARGGFSRELTGLTRIHEEGGDLVAGFTLYLASSRKIIHSTMESRIKLLEPLSMVVIGFVVGLTVISIMGPLMDAFGRIQ; the protein is encoded by the coding sequence ATGAAGAAGAACCAGGCAGAACGTTTTTATTATGAAATCGGAACACTGCTCGCCACCGGTTTTCCGTTGCTGACGGCACTCGATTTTATGGAACGGCCTTTCGCGGCAGATGCCGCCCGACTGAAAGAGAAACTGGTGCAAGGTCAGCTTTTGTCCGATTCCATGATGTCTCTTCCCGGCATCGATCCCGGAGATACTGAGATTATGCGCATGGCCGAAGAAACCGGACATATGGCGCAGGCATTTCTGGAACTTCACGAAATGCGCCGAAACAACCGGGAATTGCGCCAGAAGCTGATCTCCTTTGCGGTGTATCCTCTGATCATGCTGATTCTGATCCTGGCTTACCTGATGTTTTCATTGTTCTTTATGGTTCCGATGATGACTCAGCTACTGTCCTCACTCGGTGTTCAGGAAGGATTCCTTTTCACGCTGGAAAAACTGAGAGTGATTCTCTCGACCCATCGGTTTCTGTTTTCTTTCTCCGGCGTGATTCTGTTCATCGGCGCGGCGTTTCTGTTCCGAAAACAGCACGGAGCGCTCCGACTGGTTCTGGGGCGCCGCTACGGACTCTATTACGAGGTCATGGCGGTGGATCGCATGACGAAACTGCTCCGGGGCGGACGGGGAATTCTTGAGGTGCTGGAGATCGCCGGAGATATGACCGGGATCCGGACGGAACCCATTCGAAGCGCGCTGCTGTCGGGGGACTCTCTGGCAAATAGTCTGGCACGAGGCGGTTTTTCCAGGGAACTGACCGGCCTCACCCGAATCCATGAAGAAGGAGGGGATCTGGTGGCCGGTTTTACATTGTATCTGGCCAGTTCCCGAAAAATCATCCATTCGACCATGGAGAGCCGTATCAAACTGCTGGAACCACTGTCCATGGTCGTCATTGGCTTTGTTGTGGGACTGACCGTTATTTCCATCATGGGACCTTTGATGGACGCATTTGGGAGGATTCAATGA